Part of the Desulfurispira natronophila genome, CAAGCCAGCTTTGCTTTTGACTACCCAGTGGAACGTGCGGATTATGGTTGCCCAGATAATAGTGGAAACCTTCCCGCTCAGCAGAGTGAAAGAGTCTATGTCGTAGTTCTTTCACAACATTCCAGTGGCCTGCAAGGATTTGTCAGTGAAGATGGAGAATTTTGTTTTGCTGCGCCATAAAGAAGCAAAATTTTCTCCCCGCTCAGCCGTAGCCGCGGTCATAACCCGGTCGTCTCGCGGCTTCTCTCTGATAGAGCTCATAGTCTTTATCGTCGTCATCGGTATTGCTGCTTCCGCTATCATGGGAGTTTTTGCACCAGTGCTGCAGGGGGCGCCCACCAGTGCGGATATTCTTCGGAAATCTTATCTGGCCATGGAGCGTGTGGAGCTGATCTACGCCAGGGGAGGTTGCAGTTCTGCTGACTGTGATGACGAGTTTACAAGTAGTGGCTGGTGTGATGTTGAGCCATGCAATCCACCGTTGATGATTAACCAGGAGATCGAAGAAGCACACCCAGGCTATTCCAGTGAAAATAATCCAGTATATGACGTAACAGTAGAGGTTGACAGTAGCTTTGAGTTTATTTTCAGGGAAGTACATTTGGGGCAACAACAGTGAAGCGTGGCAAGTCTGGCTTTACCCTATTTGAGGTAATTATTACCCTGACCATTATAGGGGTTCTTTTTGCTGCGACCGCCCCTCTCCTGCGCAGTGCCATTGAGTCCTACTTTTTAGCCCGTGATATGAGTGATGAGTTAATGCAGATTAACATCGCAATGGAGCGTATGACGCGGGAAATTCGTGGCAGCGAAATACATTCAGTCGAGGGCAATACGGCTTTATCGGTATACACAGAAGCTGGGCTGGTGTGCTTTGTGTCAGAAGGTGGTCGCATATATCGTGGAGAAAATGCCAGTGCAAGTGATTGTTTTGGCCACATCAATTCAGTTCCTTTGACATCAAGCATATTGAGTCATGGAGAGCTCTTTGGTTATTTCGATTTTGGCAGCGATTGTGGCGATCTGGTGATCAGCAGTGACCCCACAGACGCCAACGTTGTCACCTTGGCTATACAAGCAAGCACCTATAGTAATCCATTTCGCACAGCAGTGTATGTACAGCTAGAAGCCAACTCTTGTTTTGAATAACATAAAACAACATCACCATGACAGTAACTAGCGGAAATGACTGGACAGATTGCATCAAAAGGATACAATTGCAATAAGTAAAACTTTATGTTTCGATTTGCTGCTATTATTGTGCGGGAGATTCGGTATGCGAAGCAAAGGACAAGGTCAACGCGGCTCATTACTAATCGTAGCCGTTTTTCTCATTACAGCCATTGCGGCCATGGGTATAGCAGTGACATCTATTTTTTCCGGCAGTTCCTTGGGGGGGATTTGGTCAAAAGACAGTATGGAGTACCAGTCAAAGTACCGTTATTTATCAATGCCCAGTGAACCATCAAGTGAATCTGAAGATAGTGCCTCCGAAGTATTCTCAATAAATAACCTCACTCTTTCCTCTGGAGCGCAGAATGCCACCATGAATGTGATTAATGAGAATACCGTTGAGGGGAGTATCCACAGTTTTCGTGTCCAGCTTGGAAACCAGGCAGAAGTTTCTGGCGATGTTATAGCTGTAGAAAATGTAACACTGGGGAACGAGTCCGAGGTTGGTGGTGGGATCTGCACCTATGGCAATGTCACTCTGGAGAATCATACCTCAGTGGGTAAGGATATTCACTCCCATGGAAACGTTACCCTCGGTGCAAACCACAGTATTGCCCATGCTAACCTGTATGCCGCCGGGGATGTTTCGCTATTGAATGGTGCCCAGATTATGGGGGATATTCATGCGGGTGGTAATGTAAGCCTTGGACATAATGTAACCGTGCATGGCAACATTTATGCCGGTGGAAACGTGACCTTTACCAGTAGCAACGGTGTGGTGAAAGGCAATGTTCACTCTGGTGGTAACCTGGTTTTTCAGTATCGTTGCACTATTGAAGGGAGCGTCTGGGTTGCGGGAAGCATCTCAGCGAGTTCAAGCGAATCCGTCATCCATGGAGATGCCACTGCGGGCGGCTCAATCAATATGGGATGGCAGGGGCTAGTCAAGGGGGTGGCTACTGCCAATGCTGCAGATATTCCCATTACTCCACCACAGGCTCCGGTCTACTGCCCCCCCTTGTGCACCCCAAAGCATAAAGAATTTGAGGCTGGAACCCAGAATCTCAGCGCAGACTGGCAGCAGGATATAACCATTACCCCTGGAAGTTATGGGAACCTGCAGTTGGGAGGGCAGAACAAGGTATACCTCAGCGCTGGCACATATGTTTTTAATGATATTCAATCAGGCACCCAGCCTTCACTGTATTTCGATCTCTCAGCGGGTGATGTGACGATCTTTGTAAAAGGAAATGTTTCTTTCGGAGATCAGTTGAGTGTTCATGTAAAAACAGGTTCCGGCGAACATGAGTCACTGACTCAGGAAAATAATTTGCGCCAGCATCTGAAGCCCTATGCCGCACATGTTTACCTGGAAGCACTCGGGAATTTCTCTATGAGCGACCAGAATGAGTGGTTTGGGACGATTTACATAAAAAATAACATCTCGTTTAGTAATCAAAACCTGTTGGTCGGAGCGTATCTTTCATCTGACGGTATTGTCAGCACGGCGAATCAGATGGAGGTTGCCTATGTGCCATCAAATTACGCTTTAAATAGCTGGGAGTACGAAGATTGTGAATTTGGGGGCGCAGGTGGTCAGCATGCACAGATAAAAGCTTTCAATGAAGAGTTGATAATTCTTTCGGCAATCTTT contains:
- a CDS encoding LamG-like jellyroll fold domain-containing protein, giving the protein MRSKGQGQRGSLLIVAVFLITAIAAMGIAVTSIFSGSSLGGIWSKDSMEYQSKYRYLSMPSEPSSESEDSASEVFSINNLTLSSGAQNATMNVINENTVEGSIHSFRVQLGNQAEVSGDVIAVENVTLGNESEVGGGICTYGNVTLENHTSVGKDIHSHGNVTLGANHSIAHANLYAAGDVSLLNGAQIMGDIHAGGNVSLGHNVTVHGNIYAGGNVTFTSSNGVVKGNVHSGGNLVFQYRCTIEGSVWVAGSISASSSESVIHGDATAGGSINMGWQGLVKGVATANAADIPITPPQAPVYCPPLCTPKHKEFEAGTQNLSADWQQDITITPGSYGNLQLGGQNKVYLSAGTYVFNDIQSGTQPSLYFDLSAGDVTIFVKGNVSFGDQLSVHVKTGSGEHESLTQENNLRQHLKPYAAHVYLEALGNFSMSDQNEWFGTIYIKNNISFSNQNLLVGAYLSSDGIVSTANQMEVAYVPSNYALNSWEYEDCEFGGAGGQHAQIKAFNEELIILSAIFDDVIVMDEQQTGNVTTGDMSLVAWVKPSSESITVASKGGHVGPGYSLYIDQDNLAVFQVKDESGNVRSVSSQHPVSVEKWSHLAAIIERSASEEYQLRLYHNGIRQDGLLINPNIDFSTADIDSNSYFTIGGQNNGGSLDMNFLYDGSIANLHFFPYAISNANIRHFYNQNMETD
- a CDS encoding prepilin-type N-terminal cleavage/methylation domain-containing protein, coding for MKRGKSGFTLFEVIITLTIIGVLFAATAPLLRSAIESYFLARDMSDELMQINIAMERMTREIRGSEIHSVEGNTALSVYTEAGLVCFVSEGGRIYRGENASASDCFGHINSVPLTSSILSHGELFGYFDFGSDCGDLVISSDPTDANVVTLAIQASTYSNPFRTAVYVQLEANSCFE
- a CDS encoding type IV pilus modification PilV family protein, whose protein sequence is MENFVLLRHKEAKFSPRSAVAAVITRSSRGFSLIELIVFIVVIGIAASAIMGVFAPVLQGAPTSADILRKSYLAMERVELIYARGGCSSADCDDEFTSSGWCDVEPCNPPLMINQEIEEAHPGYSSENNPVYDVTVEVDSSFEFIFREVHLGQQQ